The following are from one region of the Jeongeupia sp. USM3 genome:
- the ilvD gene encoding dihydroxy-acid dehydratase: MPQYRSHTSTHGRNMAGARALWRATGMKDGDFGKPIIAIANSFTQFVPGHVHLHNLGQMVAREIEKAGGIAKEFNTIAVDDGIAMGHGGMLYSLPSRDLIADSVEYMVNAHCADAIVCISNCDKITPGMLMAALRLNIPVIFVSGGPMEAGKVNWHGEIRKLDLVDAMVEAANDKVSDEEVAAVERSACPTCGSCSGMFTANSMNCLTEALGLSLPGNGSMLATHADRKQLFLQAGRTIVELAKRYYEQDDESVLPRSIASYQAFENAMSLDVAMGGSTNTVLHLLAAANEAGVDFKMTDIDRISRRVPCLAKVAPATQKYHMEDVHRAGGVVGILSELDRAGLINRDVPTVHARTLGEGLAQWDVITNGEDSAARLFYRAAPGGIATTVAFSQSMRYPELDLDRAGGCIRNKENAYSQDGGLAVLYGNIAERGCIVKTAGVDDSILKFTGRVRIFESQDDAVAGILADQIVAGDLVLIRYEGPKGGPGMQEMLYPTSYLKSKGLGKECALLTDGRFSGGTSGLSIGHVSPEAAEGGAIGLAEEGDTIEIDIPNRSIHLAVSDEELARRRAAMEARGKDAWKPLGRERYVSLALRAYAAMTTSADTGAVRDVAQVERK; encoded by the coding sequence ATGCCCCAATATCGTTCCCATACCTCGACCCACGGTCGCAACATGGCCGGCGCACGCGCCTTGTGGCGCGCCACCGGCATGAAGGACGGCGACTTCGGCAAGCCGATCATCGCCATCGCCAACTCGTTCACCCAGTTCGTCCCCGGCCATGTGCATCTGCACAACCTCGGCCAGATGGTGGCGCGCGAGATCGAGAAGGCCGGCGGCATCGCCAAGGAATTCAACACGATCGCCGTCGACGACGGCATCGCCATGGGCCACGGCGGCATGCTCTACAGCCTGCCGAGCCGTGACCTGATCGCCGATTCGGTCGAATACATGGTCAACGCGCACTGCGCCGACGCGATCGTCTGTATCTCGAACTGCGACAAGATCACCCCGGGGATGCTGATGGCCGCGCTGCGGCTGAACATCCCGGTGATCTTCGTTTCCGGCGGTCCGATGGAGGCCGGCAAGGTCAACTGGCACGGCGAAATCCGCAAGCTCGACCTCGTCGACGCGATGGTCGAGGCCGCCAACGACAAGGTGTCGGACGAAGAAGTCGCCGCGGTTGAACGCAGCGCCTGCCCGACCTGTGGCTCGTGCTCGGGCATGTTCACCGCCAACTCGATGAACTGCCTGACCGAAGCGCTGGGGCTGTCGCTGCCGGGCAACGGCTCGATGCTGGCGACGCATGCCGACCGCAAGCAGCTGTTCCTGCAGGCCGGCCGCACCATCGTCGAGCTGGCCAAGCGCTATTACGAACAGGACGACGAGAGCGTGCTGCCGCGCTCGATCGCCAGCTATCAGGCATTCGAGAACGCGATGAGCCTCGACGTCGCGATGGGCGGGTCGACCAATACCGTGCTGCACCTGCTGGCCGCGGCCAACGAGGCCGGGGTCGATTTCAAGATGACCGACATCGACCGGATCAGCCGTCGCGTGCCCTGCCTCGCCAAGGTCGCACCGGCGACGCAGAAATATCATATGGAAGACGTCCACCGTGCCGGCGGCGTGGTCGGCATCCTGTCCGAGCTCGACCGCGCCGGACTGATCAACCGCGACGTGCCGACGGTCCACGCCCGAACGCTCGGCGAAGGCCTGGCACAGTGGGATGTGATCACCAATGGCGAGGACAGCGCCGCGCGGCTGTTCTACCGCGCCGCACCGGGCGGGATCGCCACGACGGTGGCGTTCAGCCAGAGCATGCGTTACCCGGAGCTGGATCTCGACCGTGCCGGCGGCTGCATCCGCAACAAGGAAAACGCCTACAGCCAGGATGGCGGCCTTGCCGTGCTGTACGGCAACATCGCCGAGCGCGGCTGCATCGTGAAGACCGCCGGCGTCGACGACAGCATCCTCAAGTTCACCGGCCGGGTACGCATTTTCGAAAGCCAGGACGACGCGGTTGCCGGCATCCTCGCCGACCAGATCGTCGCCGGCGATCTGGTGCTGATCCGCTACGAAGGTCCCAAGGGCGGCCCGGGCATGCAGGAAATGCTCTATCCGACCTCGTACCTGAAGTCCAAGGGCCTGGGCAAGGAATGTGCGTTGCTGACCGACGGCCGCTTCTCGGGCGGCACGTCCGGCCTGTCGATCGGTCACGTCAGCCCCGAGGCGGCCGAAGGCGGTGCGATCGGCCTGGCGGAGGAGGGCGATACCATCGAGATCGACATCCCGAACCGCAGCATCCACCTCGCGGTCAGCGACGAGGAACTGGCGCGCCGCCGCGCCGCGATGGAGGCGCGCGGCAAGGACGCCTGGAAGCCGCTCGGCCGCGAGCGCTATGTCAGCCTGGCGCTGCGTGCCTATGCGGCGATGACCACCAGCGCCGATACCGGCGCGGTACGCGACGTGGCCCAGGTCGAGCGCAAGTGA
- the lgt gene encoding prolipoprotein diacylglyceryl transferase translates to MLIHPQLNPVAFSIGSFGVHWYGLMYLFGFMLFLLLGRMRIRNGNPPGWKAEEMDDLLFYGVLGVILGGRLGYVLFYKPGFYLANPLDILKVWEGGMSFHGGFLGVLFAMIWFARKTHRRFFEVADFVAPLVPIGLAFGRLGNFINGELWGRVTAPTNVWAMGFPSARAEDLRVAADNPQWQEWLAQYGMLPRHASQLYEMVLEGIVLFALLWWYSARPRHRGQVSALFLLGYGGFRFIAEFAREPDDFLGLLAGQLSMGQWLSLPMIIAGGVLFWLASNRPAEAPKA, encoded by the coding sequence ATGCTGATTCACCCGCAACTCAACCCGGTCGCGTTTTCGATCGGCTCCTTCGGCGTGCACTGGTACGGGCTGATGTATCTGTTCGGCTTCATGCTGTTCCTGCTGCTCGGCCGCATGCGCATTCGCAACGGCAATCCGCCGGGCTGGAAGGCCGAGGAAATGGACGACCTGCTGTTCTACGGCGTGCTCGGCGTGATCCTCGGCGGCCGGCTCGGTTATGTCCTGTTCTACAAGCCGGGTTTCTATCTCGCGAACCCGCTCGACATCCTCAAGGTCTGGGAAGGCGGCATGTCGTTCCACGGCGGTTTTCTCGGCGTGCTGTTCGCGATGATCTGGTTTGCCCGCAAGACCCACCGGCGCTTCTTCGAAGTTGCCGACTTCGTCGCGCCACTGGTGCCGATCGGCCTCGCTTTCGGCCGGCTCGGCAACTTCATCAATGGCGAACTGTGGGGCCGGGTCACTGCGCCGACGAACGTCTGGGCGATGGGCTTTCCGAGCGCCCGCGCCGAGGACCTGCGCGTCGCCGCGGACAACCCGCAGTGGCAGGAATGGCTGGCGCAGTACGGCATGCTGCCGCGTCATGCATCGCAGCTGTACGAAATGGTGCTCGAGGGCATCGTGCTGTTCGCGCTGCTGTGGTGGTACTCGGCCAGGCCGCGCCACCGCGGCCAGGTGTCGGCGCTGTTCCTGCTCGGCTACGGCGGTTTCCGCTTCATTGCCGAATTCGCCCGCGAGCCGGACGATTTCCTCGGCCTGCTCGCCGGCCAGCTGTCGATGGGCCAGTGGCTGAGCCTGCCGATGATCATTGCCGGCGGCGTGCTGTTCTGGCTGGCATCGAACCGGCCGGCCGAGGCCCCCAAGGCCTGA